The DNA segment TGAGATCTGTGTTAATAATAAGTACTGCATATGTATGCAAAAATTGCTTATAGAACAAATCCATAATAATTATGAACTAAAGACAGCAGGTAGCTGCCATTAACCACATAATAGATATTTGAACCACTGggttcaaagcagcacattccacagagacggccctattggctgtttctgagaaactacatgctgctcggtcagccaagctgtcatctgtacttatctttctggacttttcagcagcatttgacacagtcaaccacaagacacttttgtcaaccctcaagagccttggtatctgcggaacagcataggaatggtttgcttcctacctggaaggtcgctcataccaggtaacatggaggggatccacatctgccccatgcagactcaccaccggtgtcccacaaggctctgtacttggtcccctccttttctccctctatacccactccattggtgaagtcatatcctcacatgggttttcttatcactgctatgcagatgacactcaactcatcttttctttcctccatcagataccacagcttccgccggatctcagcatgcttgtcagacatatctttatggatgagtgctcaccaacttaaactcaaccccagcaaaacagaactgctggtcatcccaggtgattcatctccaggtcaagatctacaaataacacttcatgactctctgctctccccttcagccactgctcgtaaccttggggtaactatggacaatgaactgtcttttttcccacatgtcgctaatgttgctcgttcttgtcgatttctactctataacatccgaaggattcgaccatttctgtccatacaggctgcccaggtgcttgttcagtctcttgtcatttcaagacttgactactgcaactctctgctggcaggtcttcccctgaacactattcgtccactgcaaatgatccaaaatgcagctgcacgacttgtgttcaatcagcccaagttttcccacaccaccccactgctgcgctcccttcactggcttccagtagctgcacgtatcagattcaaaacactgatgcttgcctacaaggccaaaaatggaccagcaccatcttacctcagtgacctcatcacatcttgcactgcaccacgctgtctgagatcctccagcactgcttgattggtaccaccttctctcagaatgagaggtaagtacaattcaaggctcttctctgttctggcaccgaggtggtggaatgaacttcccctagatgtccgtacagcagagtccctgattatctttaagcgacgactgaagacctacctcttcctgaaatacctaaattagcactttccaagtttgtagaatttgagttatatttatattgagtttgtaatcttgcgtaccagtgtagatttattcattactagagatttaaagcacgtttgtacgtcgctctggataagggcgtctgctaaatgccgcaaatgtaaatgtaaatgtaaatgataggCTTGGAACAACCCAGAAACATAGGTTAAATAAAGCAGCAAATTTGCAGTGGACTGCTTTATTGCTTATGAGAAAAACAATAGCTGGCCACCACAGGCAGCTGCCACCAGGCTAATGCTTTTGCCCTTCAAGATACCCATTAGTTTAATATGTTGTTATTGCATATTACAAATGTATAGAACTAACATGCATAACTTTTGAGCAtaacaataaaaagcttttaatgaatctgaattgttttatgtagcagGCGTGTTCTGTAACTAAAGACTTTACAGCCAATGTCAAAGTCCATTTATATAAGTCTTGGTTTTACCTTCTGCCTAGTGTGACTTGCACTACAAACTGTAAGGCTCTGAGTACATAACAGTGTCATGCATAAAACACATTCAAAAAGACAGATTGCAAGATAAAAGTCAAGAGGGCCTCGGTCTGATTACAGGACAAAGGAAATGCAACACTGGCAGGTAAGAGGATAAAGTGTATCTGTGGTAAGAACAAGATAATCAGTTATGATTTTAACAGCctacttgctttttttttagcttaatcAGATACCTATACTATAATGCCTTTGTTGTTtagagttttttgttttgttttttccccaatagCAATCCAGTTATGAGCCCCACTTACCGGTCACAGAGAAATCGAATCCAATCACCAGAGACATTGATAGAGCAAACCCCAGAGAAATAGTACAAATGCTGCAAAAATGTGATGCAGAAATCTTTGAAAATATATCACATGAAAATCCCATGTATCAGGTTTGTATTTAAACTACTGtattatatttgttaaaaattcaTTGTATGTAATAATGatgtttacaaatattaatgttTATGTTAATGTTTATAGACATTGAATAGCTTGCCCGTGGTTCAGACAATTGTAGAGGTGTCAAAGAGGGTTGAAGTGATTCTTAAGGTATGTTGATCATAGATAacagagtgtatatatatatatatatatatatatatatatatatatatatatatatatatatatatatgtatgtacaaaTATAGAGACACAATAAATGATTTTGCATTAGAAGTATCTGAAAAAgtataatacaaatacatttaccaaccactttatttattttaaatttgtcCGGTTCCATTGAGTCTGTAGCCACAGATATTTGTTGCTGGTTGACAGGAGTTGAGCTTGACGGGTCTTCTGTACTTGTagctcatttacattttgtgaagTGCATTATGACATGCTTTTCATGCTTTTCACTCCATGTTTACATAAAGTTGTCTTAGCCTACCTGTTATCTCAAATCAGTCTTGCCATTCTAATTTGACCTCACTCATTAACAAGGCATTTCCAACTGCATAACTGCCACTCCCTGGATGTTTTTTCTCCTATTATATGTAAACTTCTGTAACTGCTTGAATGCTTGAAACCCCAGGAGAGTTCCAGAAATAGTGAAAAACTACAGTAGTCTATCTAGCATTAGCAACCATGCCATGGAATCACATTCTAccccattctgatgtttaatgTAACTAAAGCTTTTGCCTGTCTGCATTGACACATTGATGCCATATGATTAGCTAATAGGATAAGTTTACATATGACAAGTTTACATATATTCTTAATAATGTAATGagtatactgtatgttatataAAAGCTACTGAAGAATgggaaaacatttgaaatgctTTATTGCATTAGGATCCAGAAGAATCTCTGATTGTCCTGAGTGGCTGTGGGACATCAGGTCGTGTTGCATTTCTCTTGGCGGTAAAAAAAACTCCTGGATTTGTTCATATTATTACCTCACTTATGGTGTCATGATGTTTCATCATTGATTTCAGttaatataattgtttatttttgatcaTTGGCTGGCCTGTAGACATCTTTTAATAGGTGGCTTGCTTCTCATCATCAAAAGCAAATTTATTCATACATCATTGCTGGAGGTGACAAGTGAGTAAACACTGGCTGTTCAGTTGTTACACTGGATGACACTAGAAAAATGACACTGCAGTATTTcagctgttttttctttctttctttttttttttaaagagcccTGCTGACATCTCAGGAAACTTCTGAGGATGATCCCTTGCTGGGGGCTCTGACACTAAACAAGGTGAATGTTAAAGCAGAAAAGGGAAATATTAAAGCAAAGAACAAGAATTTGCTTCCTGTTGCAGTAAATATCTCTCATTCTAGTGACGTAAGGCCAAAACAATGAACAAGGAAATGATACTGTAGTATGTAACTGTAGTAATCCAACCATGCCACcccgcacacacacccacccacccacccttttgttttgttttgttttcattaacAGGCTTGTGCAGGAAAGAAGCATGTCCTCTTCATTGGCATATCCTGTGGCTTGTCTGTATGAACAATTTAGTAGTTTCATTATTTGCTATGGGTATGATTTCTTTACACCTAGCTCATTATTCATATTTCATGACAACTCTGATATGATATCTGTTCATTCTGAGGCACCATTTGTTGCTGGCCAACTAGACTTTTGTCTAAGGAATCTGGAAATCATTACTCCAGTGCTGATTGATTTAATCCTGTTGAAATGGCACGgtacagaagaaaaaacaacaattaaatAAGTTTTTCAATGactaatacaaataaatatttattattagaataGTATATCTTAACATTCTGCTGTTATGTTGATAGGACTGAACCACTTCAGAACTGTGCATTTCACTTCAAGGAAATTgcagaaaaaatgaatgaaatgaacaaACTGCAAAAGGCTTTTGTGATCAATCCAGCAGTAGGGGTATAAAGCTATTTTTTAACCTGCATAAAATGTGCTTTGTCAGTAAATTGCCAGTAAAGTCACAAAATTGTTAGTAAACACCAGTTGCATAGTTAGTAACCTGAATTCCTATGGCAtataaaagatttttctttCATCGTACATATATGCACATACATGAAtatatgtaaatgcaaattCAAATTTTGTTTTCAAAGCCAGAAGCTATCAGTGGATCTTCAAGGATGAAAGGAGGAAGTGCCACAAAAATAATCGTGGAAACTCTACTTTTGGCAGGCCATGAAGCTGAAAGGAACAAAAAAGCAGTAACTCTTAAGTATGTCTtcaaagcatgttttttttccatttgtgaaTACATGCTAGCTTTCCTTTTGTACATTACTTATATTAACATGACTATTTTGCTTCTACCAGTGATATACTGCATTCGCTCAATATGTATGAAAAAGTTCATCAGATTACTTACTCACAGACTAAAGAGCTAGCAGCCCTAGTTCAAAATGCTGCATTAAGGTAGGCTGTTGATTAATCTTAACATTTTGAAAGTTTTATAAGAACTGATTGAGTAGTGCCCATTGTGTTCAGCTTTCAGATGAACAAAGCACCTACTTTTATCACCTATATTCTATATTCTGTAGATTACATTAAAGACAATAAAGGCAATAAGGAAGTCCAGACCattacttttattgttattttcacCCTGCTAATACTCTGCACATACTGCAATGAGCCAGAATAACCAAGGCTTCTCAGAATTGATGCAATCATTTAAAGCAAGGATAATAtatgatgtgtaaaaaaaatagccTCCGAAGGAAAGGACATGTGTATTACCTTGGATGGCAGACTCTTGGCATTATTGGGATTATTGATGCAAGTGAATGCATTCCAACATTTGGAGCAGGTAAAATGCTAATTTAGGAGTACATTCAAAAGTGTGATAATTATTCAGGCTATAGtaatattaatgatataaaCTCACCCAAagctgtattttgtatttttccagGCTTTGAAGATATCAGAGGCTTTGCTAGCAATGGCTTCAGTGAGATGAGCAACAAAGAGGGTGATCTGTCATCTCTAGTGGGTGAAAGGCTTTGCATTCGACTAGAATAATGAATAGTAGCATCTATAAAACAGAGTGCTTGTGTGCATATCTTGCTCTTTTGTTtccctactctctctctctctctctctctctgtctatatcTTTATCTATATCTATGTATTACTTTCTCTGTACTTTTATCCTCATTATCCACATTCTATGGGATATCTAGGGACCACACTTCATTATTGGACACGAGGAGTTTGTGAACACCATTTTACCCGATCTGAATGACAATGACACAGTGGTATTTCTCTACAGCGAGAATGGTAAGCTGTATTTAGAACCAAATCAGATCACTATAGTGTTGGCACTTTCACTGTGTCATTGTGCATGATGCTGAAATGCCTTCACAGATGACCTGAACGAGGTTTCAGTATTGGCCAAGAGTGTGAGACAATGCACATCAAACATCCATGCTATTGTCCATGAGCTTAAGGGGCTTAGTGATCTTGTGAGTGAAATGAGTCATTGTATCTTATTTGAAAACATATATTAATgttaaagctttttaaaaaatagtgTGAAAACATCTACCTTTCAGGAAAGAATGAAAAGCCAATTTATGACGGTTCTTACTATTAAGTGGCCATCATCACTATACAAGCACAACCTTATTCTAATGGTAAGCTAGgacatttatacaaatatacactaaCCAGACTTTTTACATTCAGTTTATATGCCCTGGAGCTGTTACCAAAACATTTGGTAACAGCGCAATGCagaaaaatcatgcagataaaTGTACCGagttgtatatatattaaacacacTGTGAAAAATTTGTGTTGGTACAAGATGAGGTGgttttaaaataacataaatTTATATGAAATGCTTTGTTGATGATAGAAGTAAAAGGAGAATTGGCAGATTAGTTCAAGCTCACAAGACACGCTGCAGTATTTATTTGCAactgcagtgagcagaaaagcacctCAGAATATATACAACATTGACTATTTTTGATACTACTAATCTCCTGCCAGATTTATTCAAATGAGTTCCTGgaatgtatataatttattatctatAATGTATACAGAATAGtgtcaaaacaacaacaaaacatatttaacaGTAGAAAATATTGCTAATGAGAGCAGGTATAGAAAACTCTATCTAATCTCATCCAGTGGTAGCACATAGTTCCTAATAATGTGAGTGATCTTATATAAGCAAcgttattttctttataacgCAGAAACAACACTGGGAGCTTTCCACTAAATGGTGCCTCAATACGATCAGCACAGGGGCTCATGTCCTTATTGGAAAAGTGTACATGAATTACATGATAGACCTTAGAGTAACCAACAGCAAACTCTACAGAAGAGCCATCCACATATTACAGGTAATTTACACTGCATTATGCAAACAACATATTTAGCCAAGAGATACATGCAGAGGTCTGAGTAAAACCTGTATATTACTTGCCCTTGTTATAATTTAGTAAGCACACTAAAGATCGTTCAGAAACTGTATTATAATGAGTGACATTTGTAAACGGCCCTATGCTGTTCAGAAGTGGCCCCTAAGCAATTCATATTCATCAGTGGTTCGGGGTAATTGCACTGCAAAGGCTATATGGGTGCAGCCTCAGATAAAATTATGAATTCaatgtataatttattcaaTGATTTTACCTTCAGAGGTTCACAGGATGCACCCATGCACAGTGTGAGACAGCCCTGCTAAGAGCTATTTATGACGTAGAAGAGCTGAGTGATGAGATGAGATCGAGTgatgtaacacaacacacattggTGGCCAACGAAAGGGGCAGGGTAAGACCTTGTTCATTACTGCATATGGATACATGCAAATGTGGCACACTAATGTAtctgtatcagtgtgtgagtgtgtctgcatgtgtgtgtgtgtgtgtgtgtgtgtgtgtgtgtgtgtgtgtgtgtgtgtgtgtgtgaagaggtaTTTGTTATATCACTGTTGTCATATGGTGCCAAAACACATTACATAATCAACTACACTAAAACAGATgaatattgtacattatatttgttgttttgataGGTTGTTCCCATTGCATTGGTGATGCTACAGTCTAGCCGCACCATCTCTGAGGCCAAGTCCTACTTATATGCGTATTCTGTGATTCGGGATGCAGTGGCTGCTTGCCAGAGGTTGCATTAATATAGGAGCACTTAAGACTGCAGCAACCTGCTTCTTGACTCTCAACTGGTTCCTAAAGAGATCTACTTAGATCTCCATTCCTTGGAGAATGCCATCTTGATTATTTCTTGATTGACCGCAATAAACAACACATATCTGTTccttttctgttcatttcctgatttagatttttctgtaTGCCATGATGAATCACTTTGCCTAAACCACAGAATATGTTAGCTGTTTGTTGTATTGTGACtttaactattaaaaaaattaaataatatttttaaaaaaagcccTTACACTTGCCATAGGTTGGTTTACCTGTACTAAATATACGTCATCAGATGAATTTTAGCCACGTGTGATTATGAAGATTACTTGCCTTTTGACAGCTTTATTACCTACATAAACCAGTTTGGCTGCTACAAGCACGCTGTGTATGTCCCTTAGACTTTCATTCAGCATTTGACAACAGCGGGGATGCTGTCCTCAGATACAGCAGGTAAAAATGGGAAACTGTGCCTGTTCCTGTAAGTGTTGCTGTTTGCTGTGTTCAGAGGATAAGGAAGAAGTAAAACCTACCAAAAAGCGAATGTACACGTCGATCTACAATTACCCCAGTAATGATCTAGCTGCAAGGAAACTCATAAAAGGAGATAAATTAATAGTGATTGAGGAAAAGGAACACTGGGTGCATGCCaagaaaatcacaataaatTGTGACCAGAAAGGATTTACTGAAGAACAGATCTATGTACCAAAAGATTTTCTCAGACCAGTGGATAGTTTGGAAGCACAGCCGTGAGTATTTTACGCTGATTAAAGGGAAGAAATTCTATAAATTCCataatgcattatttaattacGTTTCTTCTCCATATTACAATTTAGGTACATatgagaaatgtttttgtacTTGAAAAACTTTGTACAACACTATTAGTGaatgtattgttaaaatattttaattggaGTGCAGCAAGCATTTGtatgttcctgttcctgtacTAACTCATGTTACAAAAGTGAATTCTGTTGCAATTCATTCTGTAATTAAAAATGAAGCTTGAATAGGTCTAAATGCCTTTCGAAAAAAATGGAGGCTATTTAGCCAATAATCTTGTTTTACGAATTTTGTAGCTGTTCTACTGTTCCTGGGATGTGTTTCATGTGTTTAAGGAAGTCTAGGTGTACAGATAATAGATCTAGGTCAAAActaaaagaattttttttgcagatggtATTTTGAAAACATCACAAAGCGCACTGAGGCCAAAAGATGTCTGATGAGAACAGAAAACAGTGAAGGTGCATTTCTAGtttggaaaaataaagagaataattTCTTCTACCTTTCAGGTAACCACAGTGTTTTTtggtcatttaaaatgaaacaaataaataaatagctaaataaatacataaataaataaaacctttgtAACATTTAAACTTCCAAAAACCTCCTCTTTGTCTAATTTTCAGTAAAGAATGGCCCATATGCACGGCATTACAGAATTAAGGAAAGAGAATCTGACAAATGGTTTTACCTTGTTGATCGGAAAACATTTCAGACCCTTCCTGAGTTAGTGCAATCATATTCTAAGCATCAGGATGGCCTTTGTACACGGCTTAAACTCCCGTGTGTTATGgtatgtatttaaattatatatcgAAGTGCTATCTTTGACATTTAATAGAGTAAATCAATGCCATGTGCTTCCATGATATTTTACTTTTAGCTGGACAGTCCTTCCCTTCCGAGCCTGTCATATGAGCAACAATGGGAAATTGACCGAAGCTCTCTGACCATAGTGAAGAAGCTTGGCAGTGGGGAATTTGGAGAAGTGTGGCATGGGCTGTGGAACAATACGATTAATGTGGCCATTAAGGAGTTTCGAGGTAACTGACATATCACAAATATGTGACAATTTTCTGTTTAATccagaaaagtgtgtgtttgcgaTATATCTGCACCTGAAGTACTCTTTTATCATATGTCACTCTGCACCTCAGTCCTCAGCCCAGATATTCAAACAGAGATAAAGATAATGAAGGAACTTCAGCATAAGCACCTGCTCAGACTGTACGCTGTGTGTACTGTTGAGGAGCCCTTCTGTATTATCACagagctcatgaaaaatggaagCTTGAAGAAATATCTCATCAGTAAGTGCAATAAAGTTCTAATGCTGTTGATTTCAATTAACAAGATGatgaaaaattaaatgtttcaaTGCATCAATGTTATTTACCTACATTTCATTATCTTTTAGATCACAAAGAGTTGAGAGATATTGAGTTTACACTCATGATGGACTTTTCAGTGCAGGTATATTGATTACCTTGGATCATAATTATAAGATTTTCTGTGATATACAGGGTTTTCCAAAAGTCTCTATACATTTGGggaataaatcatttttttaactgtaGCTTTTCATTTGCAAAACATTCTCTACATGAAGgcaatttctttgtaaaaacaCAGTGTCATCTCTCCCATTTATGGTAAGCTTGTGTTAACACATCTGGTATTATGCATATAATTGCATGTCCACTGCAACTGTGTGACTGCTTTTCAATCCAGCCTTGAGAATGATTTCAATATTCAGGAACGTTCTTAATGGctgaaaaaatacatataaaccaAGTATGAAAAGTTTTGGATGGCATTGGATCCgctatttatttacacttttgaGAAACCCTGTATGCTCTTTTTTACTCATGTGCTAAGATTGCAGAAGGGATGTCATACTTGGAGAGTAAAAGCATAGTTCACAGAGACTTGAGAGCTGATAACATTCTACTCACTGAAATGCTGATATGCAAGATAGCAGATTTTGGACTAGCCCAATATACTTTCTCCCAAGATCAAAATTCAGGTAAGCCATATGACTATAAAATAATTACTATTAATAGATtgtagaaaaaaacaatgtaaatatttattgaatcATAGTTAAAATCCCAGTGAAATGGATGGCACCTGAGATCTTTACTGGAAAGGAATACACAATGAAATGTGATATCTGGTCTTTTGGGATTCTCTTAACTGAAATTATCACATACGGAAATGATCCATACCCAGGTAAACAGGAAAGAATGAATTACAATGCATTAAGGAAAGTTAATTAAGtattattaatgtgttattTTGCTGTATCTTTTTTCTGAATTCAGACCTAGAAAAAAGACTTGTATTGAGTCCATTCAGCAAGGTTACAGGATGCCATGTCCAGCAGACTGCCCTGTAATATTGTATGATGTCATGCTGCAATGCTGGCATTCTAACCCTGACAAAAGGCCCACATTCATGGAGCTCCATAAAAGGTTAAATACTCTGTTCCCTGAATCCGCTGTGATGCTTGATGAGAACATTCCTGATGTAGATTCAAACTGAGATACTCTTAACTCCTGGTctgctgcatttatttttctgttgtgATGCTAATGTAATTGTACAGTCTTTTTTTAACTGCAGCATCGtatttaaaatgcacaaaaaccccaaaaagCAAGATGTGCTTTTCtcttaaaaaattgttttaatcaaTATTTTGACTGAGTTCATGTTGAAAAAGCTGAGTATCAAGAATGACAGATATATCTGGAGTGATGTCTGTGTTAGTTTTCACtgcaaaaacttttttattgatCAAGCACACTTGATATTCAAGCTAGTAGCTGGGCCAAATAAACGAAAAATAATCTTCACTTTGCACCACaagtttataaaatatacacatcacacaaaacattagtagaaattgaaaaaaaaaaatataaaacatatagcTGAGCAGTATGTGTACCTACAGTCACATATGAGGTACAAAGTATTTGCTTTGGTGTAAGGTTTTTGCCACAAAGATAgatctttgttttaatttttgtcttttattaaacataCAGTAACAATATTCTAGAAATATCAAAGTGCTTAAAGTACCATACATTAAAAGAGGTCGAAGGGTGGAAGATGCAATACCAAGCAAACTATGAACGGCATCAGAAAACCACAAATAAAACATagcataattacattttacacattaatGTTGCTCTTTTGTACTTAAACCTCTCTGTGTAAAGTGTCATTTAGAGTCCTTCATTGGTTCTCCTTGGCATTACatcattattaacaataatgaCAACCATAAtcatttgtatgtatttaactATGCATCTTACCTAATTTTTTTCACTatattacactgtacacacatattTAAGTGAATATATTCAGGTAAATCTTTAAACatattaaagtttaaaaaaaaccctagaaAATGTGACAGGACAAGTGTGCCACTAAAATATTTGCAGTACGCCTATGAAGTCTATgaaatttgatttatatttatattctatgcTCTGCTTGGATCTGTTGTGAATTgatgtatgtttgtatttttataatggtTCAATTCTGAAACACTTCTTTTAAACAGTCATAATGACCACTGTAACTGTGTacataacattaaaatgtatagaaaaCGAGGATGCATATGTTTCagcaattattttcattttaagatTTCAGAATACCTTAAAACGTCTCAAATTTCACAGAAAAATAAAGTGCATTAATTAAAGTCAAGTGAGAGACTTGAAACTCCagttattttactttaacttggattttcttaaaaatgtctttgtttAGTGACCCTAGATTTCTAGAAAACATTCCAGGAATAACTATGAATCTTGATCATTCAAACTTTCCATAAAAACTAAAAGAATTTAAATGATCCAGTTTGGGATTCAGTTGATGTTTTTGTTATATGTGTAATAAGTTTACAATTATTGTCACAACAGATTCGT comes from the Silurus meridionalis isolate SWU-2019-XX chromosome 8, ASM1480568v1, whole genome shotgun sequence genome and includes:
- the gckr gene encoding LOW QUALITY PROTEIN: glucokinase regulatory protein (The sequence of the model RefSeq protein was modified relative to this genomic sequence to represent the inferred CDS: inserted 1 base in 1 codon): MQHWQQSSYEPHLPVTEKSNPITRDIDRANPREIVQMLQKCDAEIFENISHENPMYQTLNSLPVVQTIVEVSKRVEVILKDPEESLIVLSGCGTSGRVAFLLATSFNRWLASHHQKQIYSYIIAGGDKALLTSQETSEDDPLLGALTLNKACAGKKHVLFIGISCGLSAPFVAGQLDFCLRNLEIITPVLIXFNPVEMARTEPLQNCAFHFKEIAEKMNEMNKLQKAFVINPAVGPEAISGSSRMKGGSATKIIVETLLLAGHEAERNKKAVTLNDILHSLNMYEKVHQITYSQTKELAALVQNAALSLRRKGHVYYLGWQTLGIIGIIDASECIPTFGAGFEDIRGFASNGFSEMSNKEGDLSSLGPHFIIGHEEFVNTILPDLNDNDTVVFLYSENDDLNEVSVLAKSVRQCTSNIHAIVHELKGLSDLERMKSQFMTVLTIKWPSSLYKHNLILMKQHWELSTKWCLNTISTGAHVLIGKVYMNYMIDLRVTNSKLYRRAIHILQRFTGCTHAQCETALLRAIYDVEELSDEMRSSDVTQHTLVANERGRVVPIALVMLQSSRTISEAKSYLYAYSVIRDAVAACQRLH
- the si:ch73-340m8.2 gene encoding tyrosine-protein kinase SRK3 isoform X1, with protein sequence MGNCACSCKCCCLLCSEDKEEVKPTKKRMYTSIYNYPSNDLAARKLIKGDKLIVIEEKEHWVHAKKITINCDQKGFTEEQIYVPKDFLRPVDSLEAQPWYFENITKRTEAKRCLMRTENSEGAFLVWKNKENNFFYLSVKNGPYARHYRIKERESDKWFYLVDRKTFQTLPELVQSYSKHQDGLCTRLKLPCVMLDSPSLPSLSYEQQWEIDRSSLTIVKKLGSGEFGEVWHGLWNNTINVAIKEFRVLSPDIQTEIKIMKELQHKHLLRLYAVCTVEEPFCIITELMKNGSLKKYLINHKELRDIEFTLMMDFSVQIAEGMSYLESKSIVHRDLRADNILLTEMLICKIADFGLAQYTFSQDQNSVKIPVKWMAPEIFTGKEYTMKCDIWSFGILLTEIITYGNDPYPDLEKRLVLSPFSKVTGCHVQQTAL
- the si:ch73-340m8.2 gene encoding tyrosine-protein kinase Src42A isoform X2; this encodes MGNCACSCKCCCLLCSEDKEEVKPTKKRMYTSIYNYPSNDLAARKLIKGDKLIVIEEKEHWVHAKKITINCDQKGFTEEQIYVPKDFLRPVDSLEAQPWYFENITKRTEAKRCLMRTENSEGAFLVWKNKENNFFYLSVKNGPYARHYRIKERESDKWFYLVDRKTFQTLPELVQSYSKHQDGLCTRLKLPCVMLDSPSLPSLSYEQQWEIDRSSLTIVKKLGSGEFGEVWHGLWNNTINVAIKEFRVLSPDIQTEIKIMKELQHKHLLRLYAVCTVEEPFCIITELMKNGSLKKYLINHKELRDIEFTLMMDFSVQIAEGMSYLESKSIVHRDLRADNILLTEMLICKIADFGLAQYTFSQDQNSVKWMAPEIFTGKEYTMKCDIWSFGILLTEIITYGNDPYPDLEKRLVLSPFSKVTGCHVQQTAL